From the genome of Vitis riparia cultivar Riparia Gloire de Montpellier isolate 1030 chromosome 2, EGFV_Vit.rip_1.0, whole genome shotgun sequence:
GacgattagaataaataaataaatatggaataaaaatGCTATTTGATGGAAACGATATTTTAAACGAATAGAAAATGAGTAGTtgaatttttaagattgaaaattaaattaggacgttggatttttgaagaattggaccttacataaataaatagatatgggataagaattttaattaacgaaaataacatttaaatgaattattgaaaaaattaaattaagacgttggatttttgaaggattatactttaaataactagataaatatgagataatgattctatttgatgaaaatgagatttaaaagaattattgaaaaattaaattaagacattagatttttgaaggatcagactttaaataactagataaataagggataatgattctatttgatgaaaataatatttaaacgaattattgaaaaattaaattaagacatgagatttttgaaggattaggctttaaataactagataaatatgagataatgattctatttgatgaaaataagatttaaataaatagaaagatatgagataatgattctaattgatgaaaataatatttaaatgagttattgaaaaattgaattaggacagaggatttttgaaggattagactttaaataactagataagtatgagattataattcgaattgatgaaaataagatttaaatgagtcattgaaaaattaaattaagacattggatttttgaaggatttagactttaaataactagatatatatagaatttttttttaaaaataaaaattaaataaatagaataatgataataacggaaatgtaatgattaaataaataaatttaaaaattggaattttggaaattggaaatcaaaattttgaagaattactaaaaggtggaattttaaaaacaaataagtaaaataataataataccataTATAATATTGATTAAGTAAACAAatgtggaaattggaaaattggaattttattggaaaatagaaattcgaaaattaaatttaagaaaaggggactttgaaaaattatttgacaataaaattttttttgaaaggaaTTAGAGTTTCGAACatttaaattgaagaattagaatttttggaaaattatgattattattactactgttattattattattattattattattattattattattattattattattattattattattactattactattttattatatttaaaaataagaaaaagaaaaagaaaaaaaaaagtaaattcaaGAATAGGATTTcgaaaaattaagttttaagaatttgaaatctgaaaaattaaactttaatattAAGGTATGAGGAATAATATAAaaaggtagaaaaaaaaaataaaaaaacgaaaTGTGGTATTTTAGGTGGTGTAGCGACCATGGCCATGTAGGTGTAGGGCATTTGGGATATGGGCCTAAGGTTGGATATGGGTCCAACCAACATCTTGGGTAGCTGGGCTTCCAGCAGGCTGGGCATTTAAGCAACCAAGTGCAGTGTTGGCCCACTCCTGATTGACTGCCCATACAAAATTAAGTCTTCCTGGCTAACTCCATACTCAGTCTCAAGACATTCGTAAACTGCTTCTATGTCAGCATAAGTATTGGATTCACCGGGCTTACCAATAGAGGCTCCATAGCCAGAATAGTCATATCCCATGAGATTAACTCTAAGATTGACCTTGAGCTGAACAAAGAGATCATAAAGCTGGCCAAGGTCAACAGCATTGCCATGAGAGTACAGCAGAGTGAGGCGAGCATAAGGGTTCCTCGGATAGAAAACGACGATCTTGTTACCACACTTAGTATTGACAAGCAGAACATCAAGCGAACTATCGTCGGCAAGTGGAATCTGCATCGAAGAGGACACCGCATGAGCCTGCCATCATTGCGTTTCTTTACCTGGTACGTCATCGGCGACGACGGAAAGAAGGTGAATTTCACCGCTAAAAGCAAGACCATGCACCCTATTCCCTCTGAAATGGTGGCTGGAGTCACAACTCATTGACGGATAAAACAACCCAAATACATGTGTAGACAGAAAACAGAAGAAAGGAAGAGcgagaaagaagagagagctTTCTAGGTTTGTTCTTAAacatagagagagaaaaggtggtgaaaTGGAATGAATGTATATAGATGTGGTGTGTATGGGAGATGTGGAGATTGAGTAGTAAATTATTATGGGTATAAACGGTGTGAGGTTAAGGATGGGGTGAATGATGCATGGTGACGGGTATGATGGTGTGTAAGTGAAACGAGGAAACGAGTATGGGGGATGGGTTTGGAGGATGAGTAGAGGCACTCTTACCATGCGTATCAAACGAAACAATTGGCAGTGGGTTAAAAACAGAGGATATTCATAAGAACAGAGCACAAAAATACAGCAAGCCcttcaaatattaaacaaaaaatcaacaaaCCACAACAACCGAACAAACAGAATTAAAAATCCAAGAGAATGAGATACGAAAAGTATGAAGAGTGGAAAAACATACACGAAAACCATAGTAACCAAACCTGAAAGTCTCTTCTTCAGCTGGGTGTTTTGGGCTGCAACTTACTGCTCAGTCTCGGGTAAATACTCATCTCATAATCTCTCTCAAATATTCCTCAAGCAACTCAACTCTCTAGTTCTCCTTCCCCCCCTAGTTCtccttccccccccccccccccccccccaccccaGTAGTTTCTCgcttccctctttttttttttttaaaaaaaaaaaactctgttTATGTCTTCTTTGGCAAGCCACCACCCACTCTCCTATTCACCTCTCAGCAAGCATGGGCTTGCAACCACTTTCATGGCTGCTATTCCCTCTCGCCATGTGTCCTGTGTTGTTCCTCCCTGCCTAAGGAGGTCCCCCCCCAGTAGTTGCTCGCttccctcttttttttaaaaaaaaaaaaaaaaaaaaaaaactctatttaTGTCTTCTTTGGCAAGCCACCACCCACTCTCCTATTCACCTCTCAGCAAGCATGGGCTTGCAACCACTTTCATGGCTGCTATTCCCTCTCGCCATGTGTCCTGTGTTGTTCCTCCCTGCCTAAAGAGGTCTCCCCCGGGCCATGTAATGCcctattgtttttaaatcatcaagaaaaaaaatccaagctGAAGAGAGAGggtctacatatatatatatatatatttaattttaataaattatttttatacgtttctttacttatttctttttattataatagaattacataatttaaaaatatgtaaatttcaaattaattttagttatatttaattttattttttttcatagtaaaaccaaacataacataatattttactttGAAAGGAGGTTGtaaataaatgagaattaactataaaataaatgaaattattattaaaatacaaataaataagacatTTTTTATTAGTTGTTCTTAGTTGTTATTTTTGGTTCCgacatattataaaaaaattctaatttacaatgatgaaaatgaaggaatacataaaaaaaaaaaaaaaaaaaaaaaatcaattataaggGTGAAGCTTGATCAAGTAGCAACATCTTAAAAGCAAGTTGAATATAAATCTTAGAAACTCACCCCCAATATGGCTCCCAACGCCAAGCCCAAAAAGGGCTTTCTCCCACCACAAACAAGCCTCACAAGAATCCTTTTCTTCGTTGTTCTCTTCACCATTTCAGCTCGTCTTGTCCTCTATGTCCCTTCCTCCATCTCCAACCCCTTCTCCTCCCATGTCAGACCGTGGACCGGTGACCTCCGTGGAGCTGAGTTCGCCTGGAACCGCCTGGAGCTGGGCGGGAGCCGTGCCCCACCCGTCGTCCTCAAGATCGCGGTCTTCTCAAGGAAATGGCCTATTGGCACAACCCCAGGTGGCATGGAGCGCCACGCCAACAGGCTGCACACAGCCCTATCCTGCCGCGGCCACCGCGTCCACGTCTTCACCTCTCCGCCTGGAGACCAGAGAGGAGCAGCTGCTTTGCAAGCAATGAATATGCAGTCTAAAGGCAGCCCAACGTCCTTGTCCCCGAGAATTCACTTCCATGAAGGGGAAC
Proteins encoded in this window:
- the LOC117906000 gene encoding alpha/beta hydrolase domain-containing protein 17C-like, which encodes MARGNSSHESGCKPMLAESHHFRGNRVHGLAFSGEIHLLSVVADDIPLADDSSLDVLLVNTKCGNKIVVFYPRNPYARLTLLYSHGNAVDLGQLYDLFVQLKVNLRVNLMGYDYSGYGASIGKPGESNTYADIEAVYECLETEYGVSQEDLILYGQSIRSGPTLHLVA